A DNA window from Oscillatoria sp. FACHB-1406 contains the following coding sequences:
- a CDS encoding divergent PAP2 family protein, which translates to MQDVGDIFDNQVLLVALIACFTAQGLKAIVELITKGKVNLRSLVSTGGMPSAHSALVSALATGVGQVKGWSSAEFAIACLFAVIVMYDAAGVRQAVGIQARILNQILDDMFQDGKELNEERLKELLGHTPFQVLVGLSLGIGIAWLVPWALKLQ; encoded by the coding sequence ATGCAGGATGTTGGCGATATTTTTGACAATCAGGTATTACTGGTTGCACTAATTGCTTGTTTCACCGCCCAAGGATTGAAGGCGATCGTCGAACTCATTACAAAGGGTAAGGTTAATCTGCGTTCTCTGGTGAGTACCGGAGGAATGCCTAGCGCTCACTCTGCCCTCGTTTCCGCTTTGGCGACGGGAGTCGGTCAGGTAAAAGGTTGGTCGAGTGCCGAATTTGCGATCGCCTGTTTGTTTGCCGTCATTGTCATGTACGATGCAGCAGGCGTGCGCCAAGCCGTTGGCATTCAAGCGCGCATTCTCAACCAAATCCTCGACGATATGTTCCAGGACGGCAAAGAATTAAACGAAGAACGCCTCAAAGAACTGCTCGGACATACGCCCTTTCAAGTGTTAGTTGGCTTGAGTTTGGGCATTGGTATTGCTTGGCTTGTTCCTTGGGCGTTAAAACTTCAGTAA
- the crtE gene encoding geranylgeranyl diphosphate synthase CrtE — MVSTDERIAPQEGVSAFDLAAYLKQQKAIVEAELDRSLTVVAPEKIYESMRYSLLAGGKRLRPILCLATCELMGGTLEMALPTACALEMIHTMSLIHDDLPAMDNDDYRRGRLTNHKVYGDDIAILAGDGLLAYAFEYVAVNTREVPAERTLQAIARLARAVGAAGLVGGQTIDLESEGKSDITLETLRFIHTHKTGALLEACVTSGAILAGAGAEDLQRLAKYATNIGLAFQIVDDILDITATPEELGKTAGKDIKAQKATFPSLLGLEASRTEADRLIEEAIASLEPYGTKAEPLCALARYITSRKN, encoded by the coding sequence ATGGTATCTACAGACGAGCGCATTGCTCCTCAAGAAGGAGTCTCCGCCTTCGATCTAGCAGCATACTTGAAGCAGCAAAAAGCGATCGTCGAAGCTGAATTGGATCGTTCGCTGACGGTCGTCGCGCCCGAAAAAATTTATGAGTCCATGCGATACTCGCTGCTTGCAGGTGGGAAGCGCCTCCGTCCCATTCTCTGCTTGGCAACCTGCGAATTGATGGGCGGCACACTGGAAATGGCGCTGCCAACAGCTTGCGCGCTAGAAATGATTCATACGATGTCGTTGATTCACGACGATCTGCCCGCGATGGATAACGATGACTATCGGCGCGGCAGACTGACCAACCACAAAGTTTATGGCGACGATATTGCAATTTTAGCTGGGGATGGCTTGCTCGCCTATGCGTTTGAGTACGTGGCGGTCAACACGCGCGAGGTTCCGGCCGAACGCACCTTGCAAGCGATCGCGCGTTTGGCGCGTGCGGTGGGTGCGGCGGGATTGGTGGGCGGACAAACGATCGATCTCGAATCGGAGGGCAAGTCGGATATTACTTTGGAAACCTTGCGTTTTATCCATACTCACAAAACTGGCGCTCTTTTGGAAGCGTGCGTGACTTCCGGCGCGATTTTAGCGGGAGCGGGAGCCGAAGACTTGCAAAGATTGGCAAAATATGCTACCAATATCGGCCTTGCTTTTCAAATTGTGGATGATATTTTGGATATCACCGCTACCCCAGAAGAATTAGGGAAAACGGCGGGCAAGGATATTAAGGCACAGAAAGCAACGTTTCCAAGTTTGTTGGGCTTAGAAGCTTCTCGAACCGAAGCCGATCGCTTAATAGAAGAGGCGATCGCGAGCTTAGAACCTTACGGCACGAAAGCCGAACCCCTGTGCGCCCTCGCCCGTTATATTACATCCCGCAAAAACTAA
- a CDS encoding calcium-translocating P-type ATPase, PMCA-type → MLTCNVNDIARVNRGLSADRVLINREKYGANVLSRRQQEPWWKLYLGKYEDPVIRILVIAAGVSVGIGAIEGEYAESIGIIIAIFLSTSLAFINEYRASREFELLDRVGDDERVRVIRDNSCMAISRQEVVVGDLVFIEQGEEVPADGDAIETLSLLVDQSKITGESEPVQKYGLEEANLHATVSETYSPEKLYRGTLVAQGRGVMEVTAVGDNTEIGKLATAVATVEASDNTPLNLQLEKLSQLIGIVGLSFALFIFIALLARGFFLGDYSLTAPQSYIFGLLVSSAVVALIPIWLPVLYDGWNLLGRTEKRPDFLEAKGGWGSLKPIAASSIVLLGGLGAGYLLHWLPPEGQSWLPAAVSNALLQYFMVAVTIIVVAVPEGLAMSVTLSLAYSMRKMAASNNLVRRMHACETIGAATTICSDKTGTLTQNQMRVAEVDFPGLQSRWQSDREVARGLIAEAIAANSTADLETRGEGEPAILGNATEGALLLWLHEWGLQYGTYRQHFQFTYQTSFSPEKKYMATLGYSPMLGADVIHIKGAPEVLLEYCSHSLEEVGEVPLSDRNRLLAQIEAYQKRGMRTLALAYEKLPDNLMNPDLETLRHHLTWLGFVAIADPLRAEVPSAIQACLNAGINIKVVTGDCCETALEIARQIGLWQGEGEHPYAHMTGKSFRQLNDAAAKEAVKSLKVLSRAIPLDKLRLVQLLQENGEVVAVTGDGTNDAAALKQARVGLAMGSGTAIAKEASDIILLDDSFKSIVNAIIWGRSLYKNIQRFILFQLTINVAALGIALLGPFIGVGLPLTVTQMLWVNLIMDTFAALALATEPPHEEVIEESPRNPQDFIISAAMTKSILIGGFGFLAFLVGFLKYLQRDGEIGIHELSIFFAVFVFLQFWNLFNARCLGLNRSAFEGLSQNKSFLAIAATIAIGQILIIQFGGSAFRTVPLSLVEWGAIMGGTSVVLGIGELWRWQKRARTERGE, encoded by the coding sequence ATGCTGACTTGTAACGTTAACGATATCGCTCGCGTTAATCGAGGACTGAGTGCGGATCGCGTTCTAATTAACCGAGAAAAGTATGGTGCAAATGTTCTCAGCCGCCGCCAACAAGAACCTTGGTGGAAGCTCTATCTCGGAAAATACGAAGATCCGGTCATTCGCATTCTAGTCATTGCAGCAGGAGTCTCCGTCGGGATTGGCGCAATTGAAGGCGAATATGCCGAAAGCATCGGCATCATTATCGCAATTTTTTTAAGCACTAGCCTCGCATTTATCAACGAATACCGAGCCAGCCGAGAATTTGAACTGCTCGATCGCGTCGGGGATGACGAGCGCGTCCGAGTCATTCGCGATAACAGTTGCATGGCGATCTCGCGGCAAGAAGTCGTTGTCGGCGATCTCGTCTTTATCGAACAAGGCGAAGAAGTTCCTGCCGATGGCGACGCGATCGAAACCCTCTCCCTCCTCGTCGATCAATCCAAAATTACCGGCGAATCAGAACCCGTTCAAAAATACGGCTTAGAAGAAGCCAATCTGCACGCCACCGTCTCAGAAACCTATTCTCCCGAAAAACTTTATCGCGGTACTCTTGTCGCCCAAGGACGCGGTGTAATGGAAGTTACGGCTGTCGGCGATAATACCGAAATCGGCAAACTCGCTACCGCCGTCGCCACCGTCGAAGCCAGCGACAATACACCGCTTAACCTCCAACTGGAAAAACTCAGCCAACTCATCGGTATTGTCGGGCTTTCCTTCGCACTATTTATCTTCATTGCCTTACTCGCGCGCGGCTTCTTCCTCGGTGATTACTCCTTGACTGCCCCACAAAGCTACATCTTCGGATTGCTCGTTTCTAGTGCTGTTGTCGCTTTGATTCCGATCTGGTTGCCCGTCCTCTACGACGGCTGGAACCTCCTCGGGCGCACGGAAAAACGGCCGGACTTTTTGGAAGCGAAGGGCGGCTGGGGCAGCCTGAAACCCATTGCTGCCAGTTCGATTGTCCTCCTGGGCGGTTTGGGGGCGGGCTACCTGTTGCACTGGCTGCCCCCCGAAGGTCAAAGTTGGCTGCCCGCCGCCGTCAGCAATGCCCTGCTGCAATACTTTATGGTTGCCGTGACGATTATCGTCGTTGCCGTTCCGGAAGGCTTGGCGATGAGCGTGACCCTTTCGCTGGCTTATAGTATGCGAAAGATGGCCGCCTCGAATAACCTGGTGCGGCGGATGCACGCTTGCGAAACGATTGGGGCGGCTACGACGATTTGTTCGGATAAAACCGGCACGCTGACGCAAAATCAAATGCGGGTGGCAGAGGTCGATTTTCCGGGGTTACAGTCAAGATGGCAGAGCGATCGCGAAGTTGCCCGAGGACTGATCGCCGAAGCGATCGCCGCGAATAGTACGGCAGATCTTGAAACTCGAGGTGAGGGCGAACCAGCAATCCTCGGCAATGCCACCGAGGGCGCGCTACTCCTCTGGCTCCACGAGTGGGGGCTTCAGTACGGAACCTATCGCCAACATTTTCAGTTTACCTATCAAACTTCCTTTTCCCCAGAAAAGAAGTACATGGCCACCTTGGGCTATTCTCCCATGCTCGGAGCCGATGTTATTCATATCAAAGGCGCGCCGGAAGTCTTGCTCGAATACTGTTCCCACAGCCTTGAAGAGGTGGGAGAAGTGCCGTTAAGCGATCGCAATCGCCTACTCGCTCAAATCGAAGCCTACCAAAAGCGCGGAATGCGTACCCTCGCTCTAGCCTATGAAAAATTGCCCGATAATCTGATGAATCCGGATTTGGAGACTTTAAGGCATCATTTAACCTGGTTGGGGTTTGTGGCGATCGCGGATCCGCTGCGCGCGGAAGTGCCGAGCGCAATTCAAGCTTGTTTGAATGCGGGTATTAATATTAAAGTCGTCACTGGCGACTGCTGCGAAACGGCGCTGGAAATCGCGCGGCAAATCGGGTTATGGCAGGGCGAGGGCGAACATCCCTATGCCCACATGACGGGAAAGAGTTTCCGCCAATTGAACGATGCGGCGGCAAAAGAAGCGGTGAAGTCGTTGAAAGTGCTATCGCGCGCGATTCCCCTCGATAAACTGCGCTTGGTACAACTGTTGCAGGAAAATGGCGAAGTCGTAGCTGTGACGGGAGACGGAACCAACGATGCGGCAGCCCTCAAACAGGCGCGCGTCGGGCTGGCGATGGGTAGCGGTACGGCAATTGCCAAGGAAGCTAGCGATATTATCTTGTTGGACGATTCGTTTAAGAGCATTGTTAATGCGATTATTTGGGGGCGATCGCTGTATAAAAATATTCAACGCTTCATTCTCTTTCAACTGACGATTAACGTCGCTGCTTTAGGAATCGCCCTGTTAGGGCCGTTTATTGGAGTGGGTTTGCCGCTGACGGTGACGCAAATGCTCTGGGTTAACCTGATTATGGATACCTTCGCCGCCCTCGCCTTAGCCACCGAACCGCCCCACGAAGAAGTTATTGAGGAATCGCCCCGCAATCCGCAAGATTTTATTATTTCGGCGGCGATGACGAAAAGTATTTTAATCGGCGGTTTCGGTTTTTTAGCGTTTTTGGTCGGTTTTTTGAAGTATTTACAGCGAGACGGTGAAATTGGAATCCACGAACTCTCGATTTTTTTCGCGGTTTTCGTGTTTCTACAATTTTGGAACCTTTTTAACGCGCGCTGTTTGGGGTTGAATCGTTCGGCTTTTGAGGGCTTATCGCAAAATAAGAGCTTTTTAGCGATCGCGGCGACGATTGCGATCGGACAGATTTTGATTATCCAATTTGGCGGCTCGGCTTTTAGAACGGTTCCGCTCTCGCTGGTAGAATGGGGGGCGATTATGGGGGGGACTTCGGTAGTCCTAGGAATCGGGGAACTCTGGCGGTGGCAGAAGCGCGCCCGCACTGAAAGGGGGGAATAA
- a CDS encoding heavy metal translocating P-type ATPase: MQTVLKTPTPPAESLLETATLEVKGMKCAGCVKAVERQLLQNPGVATASANLIAEVAVVRHEANTISADRLAEFLTARGFPSQARSSETLRLGRWQQERAQRQQQAKQQYRQQLATAAALLLFSAISHLHHWGGPSFPFLDRIGIHWLIATLALLLPGREIILDGALRLRYGMPNMNTLVALGTLSAYGTSCIALLFPQLGWECFFDEPAMLLGFILLGRILERQARDRAAAALEKLIALQPAIAQLIGSSNTNASHPHFRGSREHREHYLDEPGLAVPIEQIRIGDWVRVLPGEKIPVDGQVTLGQSAVDESMLTGESTPALKQPGDEVVAGTVNQNGAIAIQVTRTGKNTTLAQIVALVEDAQTRKAPVQKLADTIAGSFAFGVIALATATFLFWNFWGTHLWPEVLQATTMHAPGAFVSPVVPSLKLAIAVLVIACPCALGLATPTAILVGTSLGAERGILIKGGEILERVRQLNLLVFDKTGTLTRGQPAVIDCLPVASCTDERLLQLAAAAERGTTHPLAAAIVAEAQRRELPRLEAADFYTEAGLGIAATVAGETVLAGNLDWLLERGVEIPSEVSALVCDRAQAGQTVVCLAADGRYIGAITLEDPLRPDAPATIERLQQMGIETVLVTGDRPEVARAIASRVGISHVFAGVRPEGKAEIVRQLQQGEAIDRQESLAAKPRVVGMVGDGINDAPALAGADVGIALCGGTDVARETAGIVLMGTTTAKLTEIRLFEVVEAIQLSNATFDKIRQNLFWALGYNLMAIPIAAGLLLPRFGLSLTPALAGAFMALSSVLVVSNSLLLRHSGLFTRHCSPHAH; encoded by the coding sequence ATGCAAACCGTTCTCAAAACTCCAACTCCGCCCGCCGAATCGCTGCTCGAAACCGCAACCCTCGAGGTGAAGGGGATGAAATGTGCGGGCTGCGTAAAAGCTGTCGAACGCCAACTCCTCCAAAATCCCGGCGTAGCGACTGCGAGTGCCAATCTCATCGCCGAAGTCGCAGTCGTGCGGCACGAAGCCAACACCATCAGCGCCGACCGTTTAGCCGAATTTTTAACCGCTCGCGGCTTTCCCAGCCAAGCGCGTTCCTCAGAAACGCTGCGCCTCGGTCGCTGGCAACAAGAGCGCGCCCAGCGCCAGCAACAGGCAAAACAACAGTACCGCCAACAACTAGCAACCGCTGCGGCCCTGCTTTTATTTTCCGCCATCAGTCACTTACACCATTGGGGCGGCCCGAGCTTTCCTTTTCTCGATCGCATCGGAATTCATTGGCTGATTGCCACCCTCGCCCTCTTGTTACCCGGACGGGAAATTATTCTTGATGGCGCGCTCCGTCTGCGGTACGGAATGCCCAACATGAATACCCTTGTCGCGCTCGGAACGCTCAGCGCTTACGGAACCAGTTGTATCGCGCTGCTGTTTCCCCAACTCGGTTGGGAGTGCTTTTTTGACGAACCGGCGATGCTGCTGGGTTTTATTCTGCTGGGACGCATTTTAGAACGACAGGCTCGCGATCGCGCCGCCGCCGCCCTCGAAAAGTTAATCGCCTTACAACCCGCGATCGCGCAATTAATCGGCAGCAGCAACACCAACGCGTCTCACCCCCATTTTCGAGGTTCCCGCGAACACAGGGAACACTACTTAGACGAGCCGGGATTAGCCGTTCCCATCGAACAAATCCGAATCGGCGATTGGGTGCGCGTCCTACCGGGAGAAAAAATCCCCGTTGATGGGCAGGTCACGCTCGGACAAAGCGCCGTCGATGAATCGATGCTGACGGGCGAATCGACTCCCGCCCTCAAACAGCCGGGGGATGAAGTCGTTGCCGGAACCGTCAACCAAAACGGCGCGATCGCGATTCAAGTCACCCGTACCGGCAAAAATACCACCCTCGCGCAGATCGTCGCCCTCGTCGAAGACGCGCAAACCCGCAAAGCCCCCGTGCAAAAACTGGCCGATACTATAGCCGGTAGCTTCGCCTTTGGCGTTATCGCCCTTGCAACCGCCACCTTCCTATTTTGGAACTTTTGGGGAACGCATCTGTGGCCGGAAGTTTTGCAGGCGACAACCATGCACGCACCGGGCGCTTTTGTCTCGCCCGTCGTTCCCAGCTTGAAACTCGCGATCGCCGTCCTCGTCATCGCCTGTCCCTGCGCCTTGGGGCTAGCCACCCCCACCGCGATCCTCGTTGGAACCAGTCTCGGAGCCGAACGCGGCATTTTAATTAAAGGCGGTGAAATCCTCGAGCGCGTTCGCCAACTGAATTTGCTCGTCTTTGATAAAACCGGAACTCTAACGCGCGGTCAACCCGCCGTCATCGATTGCCTTCCCGTCGCTTCCTGCACCGACGAGCGATTGTTGCAACTCGCCGCCGCCGCCGAACGCGGAACCACGCATCCGCTCGCGGCTGCGATCGTAGCCGAAGCGCAGCGCCGCGAACTCCCGCGTTTAGAAGCGGCAGATTTTTACACCGAAGCGGGTTTGGGGATTGCAGCCACCGTCGCAGGCGAAACGGTGTTAGCGGGCAATTTGGATTGGTTGCTCGAACGGGGAGTTGAAATCCCCTCGGAGGTTTCAGCCCTCGTTTGCGATCGCGCGCAAGCCGGTCAAACCGTTGTTTGTTTGGCTGCGGACGGTCGGTATATCGGCGCTATTACCCTCGAGGATCCCTTGCGTCCCGACGCGCCTGCAACGATAGAACGGTTGCAGCAGATGGGGATTGAGACGGTTTTGGTTACGGGAGATCGCCCGGAAGTTGCTCGCGCGATCGCGTCCCGAGTCGGCATTTCCCACGTCTTTGCAGGCGTGCGCCCTGAAGGGAAAGCCGAAATCGTTCGCCAACTCCAGCAAGGAGAAGCGATCGACCGCCAAGAATCCCTCGCAGCTAAACCCAGAGTCGTCGGTATGGTCGGAGACGGCATTAACGATGCGCCTGCCCTCGCTGGCGCTGATGTTGGTATTGCGCTGTGCGGGGGGACTGATGTCGCTCGGGAAACCGCCGGAATCGTCCTGATGGGAACGACTACTGCCAAACTGACCGAAATTCGCCTTTTTGAAGTGGTGGAAGCCATTCAACTCAGTAATGCGACCTTCGACAAGATTCGTCAAAATTTATTCTGGGCGCTGGGCTATAACTTGATGGCGATTCCGATCGCCGCAGGCTTACTTCTACCGCGTTTCGGTCTTTCTTTAACGCCCGCCCTCGCGGGAGCTTTCATGGCGCTGAGTTCGGTTCTGGTGGTTAGCAACTCGCTACTGCTGAGACATTCGGGGCTATTTACCCGGCATTGTTCGCCTCATGCTCATTAA
- a CDS encoding FHA domain-containing protein → MTAQSVKSNQEHLLIVEDDAGRKGITLKAASYTIGRGQNSDIQLASQFVSRHHATLLRKLGADGTPYYRIVDGDGQGKTSVNGLLINGHKKEAHDLKHGDEVVFGPQVFAIYQLRQCDVFPMASSEDPYDITLIDPAMMLEGED, encoded by the coding sequence ATGACTGCTCAATCGGTAAAATCGAACCAAGAACATTTGTTGATCGTCGAAGATGATGCCGGAAGAAAGGGAATTACTCTCAAAGCAGCTTCCTACACCATCGGTCGAGGACAAAATAGCGATATACAGTTGGCTTCTCAATTCGTCTCTCGCCACCATGCGACCTTATTGAGAAAGTTGGGAGCCGACGGCACGCCTTACTATCGCATCGTGGATGGCGATGGTCAAGGCAAAACGAGCGTCAACGGATTGCTCATTAACGGCCACAAAAAGGAGGCTCACGATCTCAAACACGGAGATGAAGTCGTTTTTGGGCCTCAAGTTTTCGCGATTTATCAATTGCGCCAATGCGATGTTTTCCCGATGGCATCTTCAGAAGATCCCTACGATATTACTCTCATCGATCCGGCTATGATGCTTGAGGGAGAAGATTAG
- a CDS encoding DUF790 family protein produces MLPSDLLSYRHNGDTIIPKRLPLNEGAIALAVEAIDCFQNCLGKTKGELNGRLQELEGDSPDYRVKRGLAHLLENSFSTFEIISPLDPPLLRTRAFASAATAIPIPQNRDRVLDVLATQLSGELHREVLPADIEKGLYADLPENRILTEFEPPAPEALLHRYNLSQVQGIFYRASELTINAYRNVPGEYKILFRYLKLFQLMYYVEGDVDHGFTISLDGPTSLFKSSTRYGLAFAKMLPALLHVTRWSLKATLENRDPYSGAKKKGNFSLNDRCGLVTHYPPGKAYDSLLEEAFAQRWEKLKTEWILEREVNLVPIPGSVMIPDFRLVHPDGRDYILEIVGFWRPEYLQKKFSQVRRANLENLILAISERLNLEKSGVKAIDVPARIVWFKDKLSPRSVLEVLES; encoded by the coding sequence ATGCTTCCTAGCGATCTGCTTAGTTATCGGCATAATGGCGATACGATTATTCCCAAACGATTGCCATTAAACGAGGGTGCGATCGCGCTAGCTGTCGAAGCGATCGACTGTTTCCAAAACTGCCTCGGCAAAACGAAAGGGGAACTCAACGGCAGGCTTCAAGAACTCGAGGGCGACAGTCCCGATTATCGCGTCAAGCGCGGACTGGCTCATTTGCTCGAAAATAGCTTTTCGACGTTTGAAATTATCAGCCCTCTCGATCCGCCGCTGCTGAGGACGCGCGCCTTTGCTAGCGCTGCTACTGCAATACCGATTCCCCAAAATCGCGATCGCGTCTTGGATGTTTTGGCAACTCAGCTTTCCGGCGAACTCCATCGCGAAGTTCTGCCCGCCGATATTGAAAAAGGACTCTACGCCGATCTCCCCGAAAACCGCATCCTGACCGAATTCGAGCCACCCGCTCCAGAGGCGCTGCTGCATCGCTACAATCTTTCTCAAGTTCAAGGGATCTTTTACCGCGCTAGCGAACTGACAATTAACGCCTACCGCAACGTCCCCGGCGAATACAAAATCTTGTTTCGCTACCTCAAACTGTTCCAACTGATGTACTACGTCGAAGGCGATGTTGACCACGGGTTTACGATTTCTCTCGACGGTCCGACCAGTTTATTTAAATCTAGCACGCGCTATGGGCTTGCTTTTGCAAAGATGCTGCCCGCTCTGTTGCACGTGACGCGCTGGAGCTTGAAAGCGACTTTAGAAAACCGAGATCCCTACAGCGGTGCAAAAAAGAAGGGCAATTTTAGCCTCAACGACCGCTGCGGTCTCGTTACTCATTATCCCCCCGGTAAAGCCTACGATAGCTTGCTCGAGGAAGCTTTCGCCCAACGCTGGGAAAAGTTAAAGACAGAATGGATTCTCGAGCGGGAAGTCAATCTCGTTCCTATTCCCGGTAGCGTGATGATTCCTGATTTTCGCCTCGTTCATCCCGACGGGCGGGATTATATCCTGGAAATTGTCGGCTTTTGGCGACCGGAATACTTGCAGAAGAAGTTTTCCCAAGTGCGGCGCGCTAATCTGGAGAATTTAATTTTGGCGATTTCCGAGCGTTTGAATTTGGAGAAGTCGGGCGTGAAGGCGATTGATGTTCCGGCTCGGATCGTTTGGTTTAAGGATAAGCTGTCGCCGCGATCGGTTTTAGAAGTTTTGGAGTCCTAA
- a CDS encoding RNA polymerase sigma factor SigF, with protein MTTLSVRTRRIEILVAYVRTPSLQLRNQLVELNIGLVRKVAHQISRQCAEPYEDLEQVGCLGLIRAIERFNPHQGCAFSSFALPYIRGEMLHYLRDKSSVLRIPRRWQELTAKAKKVRKELTLELGRVPKDEELAPALGVSLQEWRECKMATGNRRLLSLDAPVTQLMDEPLSLADTLPDPNYSARKSWQEDCMELQGAMGQLEDKTQSAIALVYLQDLSRKEAAKKIGISPMTVTRHLNKGIAQLGTILEPQAA; from the coding sequence ATGACAACACTATCTGTTCGTACCCGTAGAATTGAAATCCTAGTTGCCTACGTTCGCACGCCTTCCTTACAACTCCGCAATCAACTGGTCGAACTGAATATCGGCTTAGTGCGAAAAGTTGCCCATCAAATCAGCAGACAGTGTGCCGAACCCTACGAAGATTTAGAGCAAGTCGGATGCTTAGGATTAATCCGCGCAATAGAACGTTTTAATCCCCACCAAGGCTGTGCTTTTAGCTCCTTCGCACTGCCCTACATTCGAGGCGAGATGCTGCACTATCTCCGCGATAAAAGCAGCGTTCTGCGCATTCCCCGCCGCTGGCAAGAACTGACGGCGAAAGCGAAAAAAGTTCGCAAGGAGTTGACTCTCGAATTAGGCAGAGTGCCGAAAGATGAAGAATTAGCCCCGGCGTTGGGAGTCTCGTTACAAGAGTGGCGCGAGTGCAAAATGGCAACGGGAAATCGTCGCTTGCTGAGCTTAGATGCGCCGGTGACTCAGTTGATGGACGAACCTCTCAGCTTAGCCGATACGCTTCCCGACCCCAACTATTCGGCGCGTAAAAGTTGGCAAGAGGATTGCATGGAACTTCAGGGTGCAATGGGTCAATTAGAAGACAAAACGCAAAGCGCGATCGCGTTAGTCTATCTCCAAGATTTATCGCGTAAAGAAGCAGCTAAAAAAATTGGCATCAGTCCGATGACGGTGACGCGCCACCTCAACAAAGGAATTGCCCAACTCGGTACGATCCTCGAACCTCAAGCTGCATAA
- a CDS encoding glyoxalase-like domain protein, translating into MPIFDNLGAFIPPLDSLFSTQGIMVMLLAAYAGAMWMFLTSAPKVHTVMVSDLEIARQFYEGLLNLPVADIPLHYYYNYEQTLGATGMDPLYMSVTPTTTAAPGRGAADGLWYQLKKNTQLHVIMGASYGHNNRQRHVCFDRDCLNEVLLRVQSRRLKYKVRTNKPLNFLVKDLDNRTIELSEVTN; encoded by the coding sequence ATGCCGATCTTCGATAACTTAGGCGCGTTTATTCCCCCGCTCGATAGCTTATTTTCCACGCAAGGCATCATGGTAATGCTACTCGCTGCCTACGCTGGAGCGATGTGGATGTTTCTTACTAGCGCCCCCAAGGTTCATACCGTCATGGTATCCGACCTAGAAATCGCGCGCCAATTTTATGAGGGGCTGCTAAACCTTCCTGTCGCAGATATCCCCCTGCATTATTACTATAACTACGAACAAACTTTGGGCGCGACGGGCATGGATCCGCTTTATATGTCCGTTACGCCGACAACAACCGCTGCACCGGGGCGCGGTGCTGCCGATGGCTTGTGGTATCAACTCAAAAAGAACACCCAACTGCACGTTATTATGGGAGCGAGTTACGGACATAACAATCGGCAGCGTCACGTTTGCTTCGATCGCGACTGTCTGAACGAAGTCTTATTGCGCGTTCAGTCCCGCCGCTTGAAATATAAAGTTCGCACCAATAAACCCTTGAATTTTTTGGTGAAGGATTTAGACAATCGCACGATTGAGTTATCTGAGGTTACGAATTAG
- a CDS encoding type II toxin-antitoxin system HicB family antitoxin has translation MDIKKYVYWQDEEMWLGYLEEYPDYWTQGESERELKENLLALYRDLTSNTIPNIRRVAEY, from the coding sequence ATGGATATCAAGAAATACGTCTATTGGCAAGATGAAGAAATGTGGCTCGGTTATCTGGAAGAATATCCAGATTACTGGACGCAAGGCGAAAGCGAGCGAGAATTAAAGGAAAATTTACTCGCTCTCTATCGAGATTTAACGAGCAATACTATTCCGAATATTCGTCGTGTTGCTGAGTATTAA
- a CDS encoding DUF2281 domain-containing protein: MSSADKLYELAKSLPEEQAAEILDFAEFLLQKRSRQLSTEVATSTEPQLLDFRQAAGLGQEVWQSVNVEQYLQQERAAWD, from the coding sequence ATGAGTAGCGCGGATAAACTCTATGAGTTAGCGAAATCTTTACCGGAGGAGCAAGCAGCAGAGATTTTAGACTTTGCTGAGTTTCTGCTGCAAAAGCGATCGCGCCAATTGTCCACAGAGGTTGCCACGTCTACAGAGCCTCAACTCTTAGATTTCCGTCAAGCTGCGGGGCTAGGTCAAGAAGTTTGGCAGAGCGTCAATGTGGAGCAGTATCTCCAGCAGGAACGGGCAGCATGGGATTGA
- a CDS encoding PIN domain-containing protein encodes MGLILKKGDVIFLDTAPFIYFFERHPTFFPYVERLFNQVHEQEAEIISSIVTFIEIATLPARMGNQALVEQYRVYFTSSSRVRLLPVNQAIAEQSIALRAKYQLKTPDAIQLGTAIAHQANYIVTNDRQWKQLTHQMVLTVEDIGRSK; translated from the coding sequence ATGGGATTGATTTTAAAAAAAGGTGATGTTATTTTTCTGGATACGGCTCCGTTCATTTATTTCTTTGAACGACATCCAACTTTCTTTCCTTACGTGGAGCGGTTGTTTAATCAGGTACACGAACAAGAAGCTGAAATCATTTCGTCCATCGTGACGTTTATTGAGATTGCGACGCTTCCGGCTCGGATGGGCAATCAGGCATTAGTAGAACAATATCGAGTATATTTTACGAGTTCTAGTCGGGTAAGACTGCTGCCTGTTAATCAAGCGATCGCAGAGCAGTCGATTGCTCTTCGAGCTAAATACCAACTCAAAACACCGGATGCCATTCAACTAGGTACGGCGATCGCACATCAGGCAAATTACATCGTGACGAACGACCGTCAATGGAAGCAGTTGACCCATCAAATGGTGTTAACGGTTGAAGATATTGGACGATCGAAGTGA